A genomic window from Algoriphagus sp. Y33 includes:
- the msrB gene encoding peptide-methionine (R)-S-oxide reductase MsrB produces MKNQQKKLYPVQKSEDQYRKELDADSYRVLREKGTERAFTGEYYLNKATGIYECKACGNGIFHSSKKYDSGCGWPSFTEPLRPDAIDVHMDYTHGMIREEILCANCGSHLGHRFPDGPSDQGGIRYCINSVSLDFKEGEN; encoded by the coding sequence ATGAAAAATCAACAAAAGAAACTATATCCGGTACAGAAATCTGAAGATCAATATCGCAAAGAGTTGGATGCAGATTCTTACCGTGTATTGAGAGAAAAAGGAACAGAGAGAGCATTTACAGGAGAATATTACCTAAATAAAGCTACAGGTATCTATGAGTGCAAGGCTTGTGGAAACGGGATTTTTCACTCCTCAAAAAAATACGATAGCGGTTGTGGATGGCCAAGCTTTACTGAGCCCTTAAGACCGGATGCTATTGATGTGCATATGGACTATACCCATGGCATGATCCGGGAAGAGATTTTATGTGCGAATTGCGGTTCACATCTGGGGCATCGTTTTCCTGACGGTCCAAGTGACCAAGGTGGAATCAGATATTGTATCAATTCGGTGAGTTTGGATTTTAAGGAAGGCGAAAACTAA
- a CDS encoding SulP family inorganic anion transporter produces the protein MQKIINLFDFKQKINYKNEILAGLAVAMTMIPESLSFAILADLSPLTGLYAAFLMGIVTAILGGRPGMVSGGAGATVVVLIALASSHGVDYLFGAVVLAGILQVLVGLFKLGKFVRLIPQPVMYGFLNGLAVIIFMAQIEQFKFMEDGVSYWMQGSALYIMGGLTILTIAIVFVLPKITKAVPASLVAIVVVFGIVYFFGIETKKVINIASVGGALPTFRIPQIPFNLETLQIIFPYSLVMAGVGLIESLLTLNMVDEITNTKGQSNREAAAQGIANITNGFFGGMGGCAMVAQTLVNVGAGGRSRLSSIVGAIAILGVILVAGPVIEQIPMAALVGVMMMVAIGTFEWVSFRIINKMPRHDIFVGMLVALITVLLHNLALAVLVGVVISALVFAWESAKRIRARKFIDEQGAKHYEIYGPLFFGSTTTFIEKFDVAEDPDVVIIDLKESKVVDMSAIDALHKITDKYHKLGKKVHLRHLSQDCRQLLRNAESVIDVNIIEDPTYKVMTNK, from the coding sequence ATGCAGAAAATCATCAATCTTTTTGATTTTAAACAGAAGATTAATTACAAAAACGAAATTCTAGCCGGCCTTGCTGTGGCAATGACTATGATTCCCGAATCCTTGTCATTTGCTATACTCGCTGACCTGTCTCCCTTAACGGGACTTTATGCTGCTTTTTTAATGGGTATTGTGACGGCCATTTTGGGCGGAAGACCCGGTATGGTCTCTGGAGGAGCAGGTGCCACTGTTGTGGTACTCATAGCATTAGCTTCTTCGCATGGGGTGGACTATCTATTTGGTGCAGTGGTGTTGGCTGGAATCTTACAGGTACTGGTAGGACTCTTCAAACTCGGAAAGTTTGTTCGCTTGATCCCCCAGCCTGTTATGTACGGTTTCCTAAATGGTCTTGCCGTTATCATTTTTATGGCTCAGATTGAGCAATTTAAATTCATGGAAGACGGGGTTTCTTATTGGATGCAGGGCTCTGCACTCTACATTATGGGTGGGCTAACGATCCTTACGATTGCTATAGTATTTGTATTGCCGAAGATCACCAAGGCTGTGCCGGCCTCTTTAGTTGCTATAGTAGTAGTGTTTGGGATTGTTTATTTTTTCGGGATAGAGACCAAAAAAGTAATAAATATTGCTTCAGTAGGAGGAGCATTACCTACATTCCGTATTCCTCAGATACCTTTCAATCTGGAAACCTTACAAATCATTTTTCCATATTCTCTGGTTATGGCCGGGGTGGGACTGATAGAAAGTCTGCTCACCCTGAACATGGTAGATGAAATAACCAACACAAAAGGGCAGTCGAACAGGGAAGCTGCTGCTCAGGGTATTGCAAATATTACCAATGGATTCTTTGGCGGCATGGGTGGATGTGCGATGGTGGCCCAGACACTGGTCAATGTAGGAGCAGGAGGTAGGTCAAGACTTTCGTCTATAGTGGGGGCAATTGCTATTTTGGGAGTGATACTGGTGGCGGGACCCGTAATAGAACAAATTCCGATGGCTGCTTTAGTAGGTGTGATGATGATGGTTGCTATTGGTACTTTTGAGTGGGTAAGTTTCAGGATCATTAATAAAATGCCTAGACATGACATTTTTGTGGGTATGCTGGTGGCATTGATCACTGTTCTTTTACACAATTTAGCCCTAGCGGTATTGGTAGGAGTGGTTATTTCAGCTTTAGTATTTGCTTGGGAAAGTGCAAAGCGTATCCGTGCGAGGAAATTTATAGATGAGCAGGGCGCTAAGCATTATGAAATCTATGGTCCCCTTTTCTTTGGCTCCACTACTACATTTATCGAGAAATTTGATGTGGCTGAAGATCCTGATGTGGTCATCATAGACCTTAAGGAAAGCAAAGTAGTAGATATGTCTGCTATAGATGCACTACATAAAATCACTGACAAATATCATAAGCTGGGCAAAAAGGTTCATCTGCGTCACTTAAGTCAAGATTGCAGACAACTATTAAGGAATGCTGAGTCAGTAATAGACGTTAACATTATTGAAGACCCAACCTATAAGGTGATGACCAATAAATAG
- a CDS encoding 1-acyl-sn-glycerol-3-phosphate acyltransferase, whose amino-acid sequence MMKFLSRIVFWVSGWSLNNQWPQGVKKAVLIAIPHTSNWDILYARAAFFLMDIPVRFTIKKEVMVGPLGWLLKGLGAIAIDRKRIPGGRKQTYTESMASMLNERDELVVMVTPEGTRSQVKKWKSGFYHIALGANVPIIVGYLDYKKKEAGIGPCIYPDGNMDAQIEELKVFGRTVTGRHPEKGIL is encoded by the coding sequence ATGATGAAATTTCTGTCGAGGATTGTGTTTTGGGTTTCGGGGTGGTCGCTGAATAATCAATGGCCTCAAGGAGTAAAGAAAGCTGTGCTTATCGCAATTCCCCATACCTCCAACTGGGATATTCTTTATGCCAGGGCAGCATTTTTTTTGATGGATATTCCAGTGCGTTTTACCATTAAGAAGGAAGTAATGGTAGGCCCGTTGGGTTGGTTGCTTAAGGGATTGGGAGCTATTGCCATCGATAGAAAGCGTATTCCGGGTGGCAGAAAGCAAACCTACACTGAATCTATGGCATCCATGCTGAATGAGCGGGATGAGCTTGTAGTTATGGTGACACCCGAAGGAACCAGAAGCCAGGTCAAGAAATGGAAATCAGGATTTTATCATATTGCACTTGGAGCTAATGTGCCTATAATAGTCGGCTATCTTGACTATAAGAAAAAGGAAGCAGGAATAGGTCCGTGCATTTATCCTGACGGGAATATGGATGCCCAGATCGAAGAGCTAAAAGTCTTTGGCAGAACCGTGACAGGCAGACATCCTGAGAAAGGGATATTGTAG
- a CDS encoding patatin-like phospholipase family protein, whose product MKSKLKIGIALSGGGVRGIAHLGVLKALTESGIFPTKVSGTSAGAIAGAMFCQGYSPDEILKIIVETNYFKFLRPAVSWTGFLKMDSVGTLFKLYLDHDDFGKLKIPLTVAATDIKKGKVRYYSEGDLIRPIMASSCIPGMFDPIVIGKRFLVDGGVLNNLPVEPLEGICDYVIGVNCNQLPEESNIGNMKKLIERSVIMAMNYNVYSRKAKCDFFIEPPGLGRYGVFDIKKASELFAVGYEYTMSFIEENPSILELAVKSNKSRKA is encoded by the coding sequence ATGAAATCTAAACTGAAAATAGGAATTGCACTTTCTGGAGGAGGAGTACGTGGCATCGCTCATCTGGGAGTTCTCAAAGCCCTCACTGAATCAGGTATCTTCCCGACAAAGGTTTCCGGAACCTCTGCAGGTGCTATTGCGGGTGCGATGTTCTGTCAGGGATACTCGCCTGATGAAATCCTCAAAATCATTGTAGAGACAAATTATTTCAAGTTTCTAAGGCCTGCGGTTTCTTGGACTGGATTTCTGAAAATGGATTCTGTAGGAACGCTGTTTAAACTCTACTTGGACCATGATGATTTTGGGAAACTAAAGATTCCTCTGACGGTAGCAGCGACGGACATCAAAAAAGGAAAGGTCAGGTATTATTCAGAAGGAGATCTGATCAGGCCCATTATGGCTTCTTCGTGCATTCCCGGAATGTTTGACCCCATTGTTATCGGAAAGAGATTCTTAGTAGATGGGGGAGTGCTTAACAATCTGCCTGTGGAGCCTCTGGAAGGCATCTGTGATTATGTGATCGGAGTGAATTGTAATCAGTTACCGGAGGAAAGTAATATAGGCAACATGAAAAAACTGATTGAGAGGTCTGTAATCATGGCAATGAATTATAATGTGTATAGCCGAAAGGCCAAATGCGACTTTTTTATCGAGCCTCCGGGATTGGGGAGGTATGGTGTGTTTGATATTAAAAAAGCTTCCGAGTTATTTGCGGTAGGGTATGAATACACGATGAGTTTTATTGAAGAAAATCCTTCAATTTTGGAGTTGGCTGTCAAAAGCAATAAATCTAGAAAAGCATGA
- a CDS encoding MBL fold metallo-hydrolase — protein MELYVVNTGLFKLDGGAMFGVVPKTLWSRTNQADENNLCTWAMRSLLAVDGNRTVLIDNGIGDKQDAKFFSHYYLHGDDSLDKSLRKLGVSHHQITDNFLTHLHFDHCGGGVKYGSHGQYEMTFPRATYWSNIDHWQWATIPNPREKASFLEDNILPMQELGQLGFLDLEKKSFLPGFDFITVDGHTDKQMLPKIKYKGRTVVFVADLLPSVGHIPLPYVMGYDTRPLLTMDEKSKFLEEAAREGYVLFLEHDAVNECCTVKMTDKGVRLDQTFRLDEI, from the coding sequence ATGGAATTATACGTAGTCAACACCGGGCTTTTCAAATTGGACGGAGGGGCCATGTTTGGTGTAGTGCCGAAAACCCTTTGGTCCAGAACTAATCAGGCTGACGAAAACAATCTGTGCACGTGGGCCATGCGCTCATTGCTAGCGGTAGATGGCAACAGAACCGTATTGATTGATAATGGGATTGGAGATAAACAAGATGCCAAATTTTTCTCCCATTACTATTTACATGGAGATGATTCTTTAGATAAGAGCCTGAGGAAACTAGGTGTCAGCCATCATCAGATTACGGATAACTTTCTGACACATCTGCATTTTGACCACTGTGGAGGCGGAGTGAAATATGGTTCACACGGTCAATACGAGATGACTTTTCCCAGAGCTACTTACTGGTCAAACATTGATCATTGGCAGTGGGCAACTATTCCCAACCCGAGGGAAAAGGCATCTTTTCTGGAAGACAATATTCTTCCAATGCAGGAGCTCGGACAACTTGGGTTCTTGGATTTGGAGAAGAAGTCATTTCTTCCCGGCTTTGACTTCATTACCGTAGACGGGCATACGGACAAACAGATGCTTCCCAAGATTAAGTACAAGGGAAGAACTGTGGTATTTGTGGCTGATCTGCTTCCATCAGTAGGGCATATTCCATTGCCTTATGTGATGGGATACGATACACGTCCCCTTCTTACCATGGACGAGAAGTCAAAGTTTTTGGAGGAAGCAGCACGTGAGGGCTATGTTCTGTTCCTAGAACATGATGCAGTGAATGAATGTTGCACGGTAAAAATGACCGATAAGGGAGTTCGTTTGGATCAAACATTCAGACTGGATGAAATCTAA
- a CDS encoding acetyl-CoA carboxylase carboxyltransferase subunit alpha — MVLEFEKPIADLEQKLQEMKELAVGRNIDLSSDIESLEDKILALKKETFQNLTRWQRVQLSRHADRPYALDYIYEMTNDFVELHGDRNVADDKAMVGGLGDLDGRSVMFIGQQKGRNTKQRQMRNFGMANPEGYRKALRLMKMAEKFGKPIVTLIDTPGAFPGLEAEERGQGEAIARNIKEMFMLKVPVICIIIGEGASGGALGIAIGDRVMMLENSWYSVISPENCSTILWRSWDYKEQAAESLKLTAVDMEGNGLVDGIIPEPLGGAHRDMKKMAITLKEAILKALKELDKIKPEKRIDQRIDKFCSMGVVVE, encoded by the coding sequence ATGGTATTAGAATTTGAAAAACCTATAGCCGATTTAGAACAAAAACTTCAGGAAATGAAGGAGTTGGCTGTCGGCAGAAATATCGATTTAAGTTCAGATATTGAATCCCTTGAAGATAAAATTCTTGCTTTGAAAAAAGAAACTTTTCAAAATCTGACCCGCTGGCAGCGAGTTCAGCTCTCCCGACATGCAGATAGACCTTATGCTCTTGACTACATCTATGAGATGACAAATGATTTTGTCGAATTGCATGGAGATAGAAATGTGGCAGATGACAAAGCTATGGTAGGGGGTCTTGGAGATTTGGACGGCAGATCGGTCATGTTTATTGGTCAGCAGAAAGGTAGAAATACCAAACAGCGCCAAATGAGAAACTTTGGGATGGCTAACCCCGAAGGCTATAGAAAGGCACTTCGTCTTATGAAAATGGCGGAGAAATTTGGCAAGCCTATCGTTACCTTGATCGATACGCCTGGTGCTTTTCCGGGGCTGGAGGCTGAAGAGAGAGGGCAGGGAGAAGCAATTGCCCGAAATATCAAGGAAATGTTTATGCTGAAAGTGCCTGTAATCTGCATCATAATCGGTGAAGGAGCTTCAGGTGGAGCTTTGGGTATAGCAATCGGCGACCGGGTGATGATGCTGGAAAATTCTTGGTATTCGGTGATCTCTCCGGAAAACTGTTCTACAATTCTTTGGAGAAGCTGGGATTATAAAGAGCAGGCTGCAGAGTCTTTGAAGTTGACAGCTGTCGATATGGAAGGAAACGGATTGGTAGACGGTATCATACCCGAACCTCTTGGAGGCGCGCATAGAGATATGAAGAAAATGGCTATTACGCTAAAGGAAGCTATCCTCAAAGCATTGAAAGAATTGGATAAAATCAAACCGGAAAAAAGAATTGATCAACGCATCGACAAGTTTTGCTCGATGGGTGTGGTGGTAGAATAA
- a CDS encoding PAS domain S-box protein, whose amino-acid sequence MNKDSLKGKIRSDQLPVYNYQNLDAGMNASLYRICQLSSIICATPKSLIIFEESHELGLMAASGFNLENNELTNFLKKQTLGTDTFISCEDVASLQPTEEISRAFSEHDIRSFVGLPLLEGNGDWAGCLLVLGNDTVSLDEKSRTAFELLASEALVIIQERKLMAEFSNVEKFFTLSNDLICIAGTNGYFKKINPAFTKLLGWDNETLLSRSFFELTHPDDIKKSRRKLEKLKKVGLSVKLTHRFLCQDGSYKTLDWVATQDPKTGNIYSIARDTTEAKAKEELLAKSEGRLRAFFENSQGLMCTHDLQGVFLSVNDAGAKKLGYTSEEITGKSLFDIVPKSLHVLVEEYLLKIKNEGKASGQMVTLQRDGSLLIWMYNNVLESDPDGEGNYVIGNALDITQRTRLEEELSRARALLEETEKVARVGGWNLDLKTQKLTWTSVTKLIHEVPEDFEPNMSIGISFYKEGESKSKIASLLEKSMLTGEGWDVELQLVTYEGNELWVRAIGKAEFEDGKCIRIFGTIQDIDASKQAQLELDKTRKELDDVINASSEVCVISTDLEGYITVFNVGAEKMLGYTAEEIVGKHRPDILHKQEELKETLADMECEFGRKIELFEIFTLRADRNGVEQRNWTFVTKHGEEKEVSLVISPMRDVEDNTIGYLGIAIDITERNEIEKDLIAEKSRLNAFVMHAPAAVAMLDIDMKYIAASNQWKKDYNQQDIDITGQSHFEIFPLIDQIGRERHLRVMNGAVERSEEERYRLPGDTEDRFVSWELRPWYLFAGEIGGIVLFTQNITDLVKQREELKRAKLQAEEASVAKSEFLANMSHEIRTPLNGVIGFTDLVLKTGLNEMQHQYLSIVNQSGNALLSIINDILDFSKIEAGRLELDIDKCDLYELSAQATDIITYQIQNKGLEMLLNIATDLPRFIYADSVRLKQILLNLLGNASKFTESGEIELKIETLEQKGAIHKIRFSVRDTGIGIKLDKQAKIFEAFSQEDSSTTKKYGGTGLGLTISNSLLRLMDSRLHLISEAGKGSTFYFDLILKTEEGEPIEWFDVERIKSILIVDDNSNNRLIIKQMLLLRNIQSTEASNGFEALQLLAAGNRFDVIMMDYHMPFMDGLETIRKIRETFTFWNKEEPIMLLHSSSDDHKIIETCKELRVNHRLIKPIKIQDFYQELSRLFKVEVPTEVKLSQEEDRSIKDFTVLIVEDNLVNMLLAKTIIKKIAPKASIVEVNNGKEALEYCQKQLPDIILMDIQMPIMNGYESTKRIRLLEKGTHVPIIAFTAGNMKGEREKCLAAGMDDYVVKPVLEKTLEMILNKWLGTIFVKTGPTVNETNPEMEEHYDAEKLKDYTDNDQQVLEEVLTIVKYELKSSLESLREAIQKENLVQINEVGHKLYGTAISAGMYALAKMARTFEHLDEYYKDTVDTLYRTIASEVNLVLELLEKRDT is encoded by the coding sequence ATGAATAAAGATTCCTTGAAAGGAAAAATTAGATCGGATCAATTGCCTGTTTATAACTATCAGAACCTGGATGCAGGCATGAATGCCTCACTGTATAGAATATGCCAGCTAAGCTCGATTATTTGTGCCACCCCAAAATCTCTGATAATCTTTGAAGAGTCTCATGAATTGGGGCTTATGGCGGCTTCAGGATTTAATTTGGAGAATAATGAACTCACCAATTTTTTAAAGAAACAGACTCTGGGCACTGATACCTTTATCTCTTGTGAGGATGTAGCAAGCCTTCAACCCACGGAAGAAATTTCACGGGCTTTTTCTGAGCATGATATTCGTTCGTTTGTGGGCTTACCCCTACTTGAAGGAAACGGGGATTGGGCAGGTTGTTTGTTGGTGCTGGGTAATGATACCGTTTCTCTTGATGAGAAGAGCAGGACTGCCTTTGAACTGCTGGCCAGCGAGGCTTTGGTTATAATTCAAGAACGTAAGTTGATGGCTGAATTCAGCAACGTTGAGAAGTTTTTCACCTTGTCAAATGATCTGATTTGCATAGCTGGGACAAATGGATATTTCAAAAAAATCAATCCTGCATTTACAAAATTGCTTGGTTGGGATAATGAAACCCTGCTTTCCCGTTCGTTTTTTGAATTGACCCATCCGGATGATATTAAAAAGTCCCGCCGTAAACTGGAAAAGCTTAAGAAAGTAGGACTTTCGGTGAAATTAACCCATAGATTTTTGTGTCAGGACGGTTCGTACAAAACCCTAGACTGGGTGGCAACCCAAGACCCTAAAACAGGGAATATCTATAGTATAGCGAGGGACACTACTGAAGCCAAAGCAAAGGAAGAGCTACTGGCGAAGAGCGAAGGTAGGCTCAGGGCTTTTTTTGAAAATTCTCAAGGCCTGATGTGTACACATGATTTGCAGGGAGTGTTTCTTTCCGTCAATGATGCAGGAGCCAAAAAACTGGGGTACACTTCGGAAGAAATTACGGGAAAGAGCCTGTTTGATATAGTTCCCAAATCCCTACATGTTTTAGTAGAGGAATACCTATTGAAAATTAAGAATGAAGGAAAAGCCAGCGGACAAATGGTTACTCTTCAACGAGACGGCTCCTTACTGATATGGATGTACAATAATGTGTTGGAAAGTGATCCTGACGGGGAGGGAAATTATGTAATTGGTAATGCCTTGGATATCACCCAGCGGACCAGACTGGAGGAGGAACTGTCACGGGCTAGAGCACTTCTGGAAGAGACAGAGAAAGTGGCAAGAGTGGGAGGCTGGAATTTGGACCTAAAGACCCAAAAGCTTACCTGGACATCCGTGACTAAACTGATTCATGAAGTCCCGGAAGATTTTGAGCCCAATATGTCCATTGGAATTAGTTTTTACAAAGAGGGGGAAAGTAAAAGCAAGATTGCTTCGTTATTGGAAAAAAGCATGCTTACAGGTGAAGGTTGGGATGTTGAGTTACAGTTGGTGACCTACGAAGGGAATGAATTATGGGTTCGTGCAATAGGAAAGGCAGAGTTTGAAGATGGGAAATGTATCAGGATTTTTGGGACAATTCAAGATATAGATGCCTCCAAGCAAGCTCAATTAGAGTTGGACAAGACGAGAAAGGAACTGGATGACGTAATTAATGCATCCTCCGAAGTATGTGTTATTTCTACCGATTTGGAAGGATATATCACGGTGTTTAACGTAGGTGCTGAAAAAATGCTAGGGTATACTGCGGAAGAAATAGTGGGCAAACACAGACCGGACATACTGCATAAGCAGGAGGAATTAAAGGAGACTTTGGCTGATATGGAGTGTGAATTCGGCAGGAAAATTGAATTGTTTGAGATTTTCACCTTAAGGGCAGATCGCAATGGAGTAGAGCAGCGTAATTGGACTTTTGTTACCAAACACGGAGAGGAAAAGGAAGTTTCTCTGGTTATCTCCCCCATGAGGGATGTAGAGGATAATACAATTGGGTATCTTGGGATAGCCATTGATATCACAGAGAGGAATGAAATAGAAAAAGATCTCATCGCTGAGAAAAGTAGGCTTAACGCATTTGTGATGCATGCTCCGGCTGCTGTAGCTATGTTGGATATTGACATGAAATACATAGCGGCGAGTAATCAGTGGAAAAAAGATTACAATCAACAGGATATAGACATTACCGGACAGTCCCATTTTGAAATATTTCCCCTGATAGATCAGATAGGACGAGAAAGGCACCTGCGGGTAATGAATGGGGCGGTGGAGAGAAGTGAAGAGGAAAGATATAGGCTGCCGGGGGACACGGAAGATCGCTTTGTTTCTTGGGAGCTTCGGCCTTGGTATTTGTTTGCGGGGGAGATAGGAGGAATCGTGCTTTTTACCCAAAATATCACCGACTTGGTAAAACAGCGGGAAGAATTAAAGAGGGCCAAACTGCAAGCCGAGGAAGCAAGTGTGGCCAAGTCGGAATTTCTGGCAAATATGAGCCATGAAATCCGGACTCCCTTAAACGGCGTGATTGGTTTCACAGATCTTGTTTTGAAGACAGGGCTGAATGAAATGCAACATCAATACCTTTCCATAGTGAACCAGTCCGGAAATGCTCTTCTGAGTATAATCAACGATATTCTTGATTTTTCCAAAATAGAGGCAGGCAGGCTAGAACTGGATATAGATAAATGTGATCTGTATGAATTGAGTGCACAGGCCACTGATATTATTACTTACCAGATCCAAAATAAGGGGTTGGAAATGTTGCTGAATATTGCCACAGATCTACCCAGATTCATATATGCTGATTCTGTGCGCCTGAAGCAGATATTGTTAAACCTTCTGGGTAATGCTTCCAAGTTTACAGAAAGCGGGGAGATAGAATTGAAAATAGAAACGCTGGAACAAAAAGGAGCTATTCACAAGATCCGTTTTTCGGTGAGAGACACAGGTATAGGAATCAAACTTGACAAGCAAGCAAAAATTTTCGAGGCATTCTCTCAAGAAGATAGCTCAACTACCAAAAAATATGGTGGCACTGGCTTGGGATTGACGATTTCCAACAGTCTTTTGAGGCTCATGGATAGCAGACTTCATTTGATCAGTGAAGCGGGAAAAGGAAGTACCTTTTACTTTGACCTGATCTTGAAAACAGAGGAAGGTGAGCCTATTGAATGGTTCGATGTAGAAAGAATCAAGAGTATATTGATAGTTGATGATAATAGTAATAATAGGTTGATTATCAAGCAAATGTTGCTCCTTAGGAATATTCAGTCTACGGAAGCGTCCAATGGTTTTGAAGCATTGCAACTGTTAGCCGCAGGAAACCGGTTTGATGTGATTATGATGGATTATCATATGCCCTTCATGGACGGACTTGAGACTATCCGTAAAATCAGAGAGACTTTCACTTTTTGGAATAAAGAAGAGCCTATCATGTTGCTTCATAGTTCCTCCGATGATCATAAGATCATAGAAACCTGCAAAGAACTCCGGGTAAATCACCGCTTGATCAAACCGATAAAAATTCAGGATTTCTATCAGGAATTGTCGAGACTTTTCAAAGTTGAGGTCCCTACAGAAGTGAAGTTATCACAGGAAGAGGATCGTTCAATTAAAGATTTCACGGTGCTAATAGTCGAGGACAATCTTGTAAATATGCTACTCGCTAAGACCATTATCAAGAAAATAGCTCCAAAAGCAAGTATAGTTGAGGTGAATAATGGAAAGGAGGCACTGGAATATTGTCAAAAGCAACTTCCGGATATCATCTTGATGGATATTCAAATGCCAATAATGAACGGCTATGAGTCCACAAAGAGAATACGGCTCTTGGAGAAAGGAACTCATGTGCCGATTATTGCTTTCACGGCTGGAAATATGAAGGGGGAAAGGGAAAAATGTCTTGCTGCAGGAATGGACGATTACGTGGTAAAACCGGTGTTGGAGAAGACGTTAGAGATGATACTGAATAAATGGCTCGGGACAATTTTTGTTAAGACAGGTCCGACTGTAAACGAAACAAATCCGGAGATGGAGGAACACTACGATGCGGAGAAGTTGAAGGATTATACAGACAATGATCAACAGGTTTTGGAGGAAGTTCTAACCATCGTGAAGTATGAATTAAAAAGCTCTTTGGAATCATTAAGGGAAGCAATTCAGAAGGAAAATCTGGTACAGATTAACGAAGTAGGGCATAAGCTCTATGGCACCGCCATCTCAGCAGGAATGTACGCACTCGCAAAAATGGCCCGTACGTTTGAGCATTTAGATGAATATTATAAGGACACGGTTGACACCTTATATCGGACTATAGCGTCCGAGGTAAATCTTGTTTTAGAACTGTTAGAGAAGAGGGATACTTAA
- a CDS encoding L-lactate permease gives MENWLLLLSFAALFTGGFLLRKLWLGALMGCVILILGKLLLTQGEVYAPLANGTIVSVELILLLFGAYLFYNTLASLDHFGDFVKSSAAFSSRLTVAILLCWFLGSFMEGIAGFGIPAMLIAPLMLAVGYKPLTSVVLPLAADTTAVTFGALGTPVKVGLEIYSNSPEVHYTVIMNVLPALAVPLGLAWLYSKTEEEKVNWKAEWKMLLSAGICFAVPYGTVGQFSVEYPSVVAGLMGMIPFVWLSVPNKERPPTRVWLMTFYPYLLFVGMLIALKYLLGGVEFSFGEDFKAISLYQPGLVFIAAAILYLQIASQPDLLSFTLKQAKSTLSRLVLPIFTILFLVFFAQLLRQNLAIFAGEIFAGASGIASLGFVSLAGILGTFVTGSATMSVLLFNSSVMALFPPGDPLYLRLALLLTGAAIGNAISFQNIVMVQSVVAQPVSISKILSNNLKFVLLYSLVVFIQGLVISYLYVDV, from the coding sequence TTGGAAAACTGGCTTTTGTTATTATCGTTTGCTGCTTTGTTCACGGGAGGTTTTCTGCTTAGAAAATTGTGGCTGGGCGCGTTGATGGGATGTGTCATACTAATCCTTGGAAAATTGCTCCTGACCCAAGGGGAAGTCTACGCCCCGTTGGCAAATGGTACGATTGTTTCAGTGGAGCTTATTCTTCTTCTTTTTGGGGCCTACCTCTTTTACAACACATTGGCATCCCTGGATCATTTTGGGGATTTTGTGAAATCAAGTGCTGCCTTTTCTTCGAGACTTACTGTGGCGATACTGTTATGTTGGTTTCTGGGAAGCTTTATGGAAGGAATTGCGGGCTTTGGGATTCCGGCCATGCTGATTGCCCCTCTTATGTTGGCAGTGGGATACAAGCCGCTTACAAGTGTGGTACTTCCTCTGGCTGCTGATACCACAGCGGTGACCTTCGGGGCATTGGGCACCCCGGTCAAGGTTGGCTTAGAAATTTATTCCAATAGTCCTGAGGTACACTATACGGTAATCATGAATGTACTGCCCGCCCTTGCCGTACCGCTGGGATTGGCTTGGCTGTACAGCAAAACCGAGGAGGAAAAGGTGAATTGGAAAGCGGAATGGAAGATGTTGCTAAGCGCAGGGATTTGTTTTGCCGTGCCGTATGGTACCGTCGGGCAATTCAGCGTCGAATACCCGTCGGTAGTTGCAGGCTTGATGGGAATGATCCCATTCGTGTGGTTGTCAGTCCCCAACAAGGAAAGACCGCCTACACGGGTTTGGTTAATGACATTTTATCCTTACCTCTTATTTGTAGGGATGCTTATTGCCTTAAAATATTTGTTGGGCGGGGTTGAGTTTTCCTTCGGTGAGGACTTCAAAGCAATTTCACTGTATCAACCCGGGCTGGTATTTATCGCTGCAGCTATTCTGTATTTGCAGATTGCTTCCCAGCCTGATCTGCTTTCTTTTACGCTAAAGCAGGCAAAAAGTACCCTCTCACGTCTCGTACTGCCCATTTTTACCATTCTTTTTCTTGTTTTCTTTGCGCAGTTACTGCGCCAAAATTTGGCCATCTTCGCAGGGGAGATCTTTGCCGGAGCTTCAGGGATAGCCTCCCTGGGTTTTGTGTCTTTGGCCGGTATTTTAGGGACTTTTGTCACCGGTAGCGCGACCATGAGTGTGTTGTTGTTCAATAGCTCGGTTATGGCACTTTTTCCTCCGGGCGACCCACTTTACCTTCGACTCGCATTGCTGCTCACCGGCGCAGCAATAGGAAATGCCATATCCTTTCAAAACATTGTGATGGTGCAATCGGTAGTCGCCCAGCCGGTAAGCATATCCAAAATACTTTCAAACAACCTGAAATTTGTTCTTTTATATAGTTTAGTCGTGTTTATCCAGGGGTTGGTGATTTCGTATCTATACGTCGATGTTTGA